In the Ilumatobacteraceae bacterium genome, one interval contains:
- a CDS encoding biotin carboxylase N-terminal domain-containing protein, with protein MRILIANRGEIACRIARTAHRMGIPTVGVYSEPDRNALHVDSVDVAVALGGSTPAESYLRGDAVIRVALDHGATAVHPGYGFLAENADFAQAVSDAGLIWIGPTPDQIRLLGDKVAAKRAALEAGVPTTDIIEASPDDVPSGLPMPVLVKAAAGGGGRGMRVVHDAADLPDAVAAAAREAASAFGDGTVFIEPYIERGRHVEVQIFGDTHGNVIHLGDRECSIQRRNQKVVEEAPSPGISDATRRRLHDGALALARHVGYVGAGTVEFMVGDAGDGGAPTITFLEVNTRLQVEHPVTEAITGLDLVEMQIRVADGHPMPLAQDDIMFTGHAIEVRLVAEDPAAGWLPSTGHIAEFDIPGDVRVDTGFRAGSEVSSDYDSLLAKVIAHDADRGVAAGRIARALRGSRIAGVRTNAAALSAIMDEPDFRAGATFTSYLADHPAVESAAGPDGDDRLALLLGGVFADEMRHRAADAVTGFAPSGWRNLRTRGQRRTWLLDDDEYEIEYVLTGDAATALVGAPPVAGADGSLPDDPRRAVAVRLLDRTPDRQVVELDGARHVVDVRFDGDMMRTAGPSGSLVWQRPPRFVDHDDVAAGGGPICPLPGTVIAVHVDDGAEVAEGQLLMVVEAMKMEHRILAPAASTVTQVRFGVGDRVDTGDLLVALDVADGGE; from the coding sequence ATGCGGATCCTGATCGCGAACCGCGGCGAGATCGCCTGCCGCATCGCACGCACCGCGCACCGGATGGGCATCCCGACCGTCGGCGTGTACTCCGAGCCCGACCGCAACGCGCTGCACGTCGACTCGGTCGATGTCGCGGTGGCGCTCGGCGGGTCGACGCCGGCCGAGTCGTACCTGCGCGGCGATGCCGTGATCCGGGTGGCACTCGACCACGGCGCCACGGCGGTGCACCCCGGCTACGGGTTCCTCGCCGAGAACGCCGACTTCGCACAGGCGGTGAGCGATGCCGGGTTGATCTGGATCGGTCCGACCCCCGATCAGATCCGACTGCTCGGCGACAAGGTCGCGGCCAAGCGAGCGGCGCTCGAGGCCGGCGTGCCGACGACCGACATCATCGAGGCTTCACCCGACGACGTGCCGAGCGGTCTCCCGATGCCGGTGCTGGTGAAGGCCGCAGCCGGCGGCGGTGGGCGTGGCATGCGGGTGGTGCACGATGCCGCCGACCTGCCGGACGCCGTCGCGGCGGCGGCGCGCGAGGCCGCATCGGCGTTCGGTGACGGCACCGTCTTCATCGAGCCGTACATCGAGCGAGGCAGACACGTCGAGGTGCAGATCTTCGGCGACACCCACGGCAACGTCATCCATCTGGGCGACCGCGAGTGCTCGATCCAGCGGCGCAACCAGAAGGTGGTCGAGGAGGCGCCGTCGCCCGGCATCTCCGACGCGACCCGCCGTCGTCTCCACGACGGAGCGCTCGCGCTGGCGCGCCACGTCGGCTACGTCGGCGCCGGCACGGTCGAGTTCATGGTCGGCGACGCGGGCGACGGCGGCGCGCCGACGATCACGTTCCTCGAGGTCAACACCCGGCTCCAGGTCGAGCACCCGGTCACCGAGGCGATCACCGGGCTCGATCTGGTCGAGATGCAGATCCGCGTCGCCGACGGACATCCGATGCCGCTCGCACAGGACGACATCATGTTCACGGGCCACGCGATCGAGGTCCGGCTCGTCGCCGAAGACCCGGCCGCCGGTTGGCTGCCGTCGACCGGTCACATCGCCGAGTTCGACATCCCGGGGGACGTCAGGGTCGACACCGGGTTCCGCGCCGGCAGCGAGGTCTCGTCCGACTACGACTCCCTGCTCGCCAAGGTGATCGCCCACGACGCGGATCGCGGCGTGGCGGCAGGCCGGATCGCCAGGGCGTTGCGGGGCTCACGCATCGCAGGGGTCCGCACGAACGCCGCTGCGCTCTCGGCGATCATGGACGAACCCGACTTCCGCGCGGGTGCCACGTTCACCAGCTACCTCGCGGATCACCCGGCGGTCGAGTCGGCCGCCGGCCCGGACGGCGACGACCGACTGGCGCTGCTGCTGGGCGGCGTGTTCGCCGACGAGATGCGGCACCGCGCCGCCGACGCCGTCACCGGATTCGCCCCGTCCGGGTGGCGCAACCTGCGCACGCGGGGGCAGCGACGAACGTGGCTCCTCGACGACGACGAATACGAGATCGAGTACGTGCTGACGGGCGACGCTGCCACGGCGCTGGTCGGTGCACCTCCCGTCGCCGGAGCCGACGGCTCGCTGCCCGACGACCCCCGTCGCGCCGTCGCCGTTCGGCTGCTCGACCGGACACCCGACCGCCAGGTGGTCGAGCTCGACGGGGCCCGCCATGTGGTCGACGTCCGGTTCGACGGCGACATGATGCGCACGGCCGGGCCGTCCGGCTCGCTCGTCTGGCAGCGCCCACCACGGTTCGTCGACCATGACGACGTCGCGGCCGGGGGTGGCCCGATCTGCCCGTTGCCCGGCACGGTGATCGCCGTCCACGTCGACGACGGCGCCGAGGTCGCCGAAGGACAATTGCTGATGGTCGTCGAGGCGATGAAGATGGAGCACCGGATCCTCGCGCCGGCTGCGTCGACGGTGACCCAGGTCCGGTTCGGCGTCGGTGACCGAGTCGACACCGGCGATCTGCTCGTGGCGCTCGACGTCGCTGACGGAGGGGAGTGA
- a CDS encoding carboxyl transferase domain-containing protein, producing MPKILRSRLDTRTDDHRANVAAMEALWADVEHLMQSVPSIGGQRYVDRHRKRGKMLPRERIEQLVDPDTPFLELSALAGWGSEFPIGAGSVAGIGIVEGVECAIAASDMTYRGGSMNPRSVDKNMRFHEIIRRNRLPWINLNESAGADLPHQADIFIRGGEGFKNQTQLSKLGIPTITAVFGPNTAGGAYTPGMSDYTIFVKERGTAYLGGPPLVKMAIDEVVDEETLGGAEMHARTSGLSDYLANDEMDALRMVRDVVRHLRWQKLGPGPTEPADDPVHDVNELIGCASADVRIPFDIREIYARVLDGSRFEEFKPLYGDKLVCGWGSVHGFPVGLIGNNGILFSEEAKKGAHFIQLCNATDTPLVFLHNITGFMVGSKAEQGGIIRNGAKLINAVSNSEVPHFCLMVGASYGAGNYGMAGKAYDPRFIFSWPNHKIAVMGGRQLAGVMDIVARNAAAGRGIDVDEADLDTKKQALEAQIESESSALYSTGRVWDDGIIHPNDTRTVLGLALSAAHSNVVQGTREYGIWRH from the coding sequence GTGCCGAAGATCCTGAGGTCCCGTCTCGACACGCGCACGGACGACCATCGGGCGAATGTCGCCGCGATGGAGGCGCTGTGGGCCGACGTCGAGCACCTCATGCAGTCGGTGCCGTCGATCGGCGGGCAGCGCTACGTCGATCGTCATCGCAAGCGTGGCAAGATGCTGCCGCGCGAACGCATCGAGCAGCTCGTCGACCCCGACACGCCGTTCCTCGAACTGAGTGCCTTGGCCGGGTGGGGGAGTGAGTTCCCGATCGGTGCCGGGTCGGTCGCCGGCATCGGCATCGTCGAGGGGGTCGAGTGCGCGATCGCGGCGAGCGACATGACGTACCGGGGTGGGTCGATGAACCCGCGGTCGGTCGACAAGAACATGCGGTTCCACGAGATCATCCGTCGCAACCGGCTGCCGTGGATCAACCTCAACGAGTCGGCCGGAGCCGACCTGCCCCACCAGGCCGACATCTTCATCCGTGGCGGTGAGGGCTTCAAGAACCAGACGCAGCTCTCGAAGCTGGGGATCCCCACGATCACCGCCGTGTTCGGGCCCAACACGGCCGGTGGCGCGTACACGCCCGGGATGAGCGACTACACGATCTTCGTGAAGGAGCGCGGCACCGCCTACCTCGGTGGCCCGCCCCTGGTCAAGATGGCGATCGACGAGGTCGTCGACGAGGAGACGTTGGGCGGCGCCGAGATGCACGCCCGCACGAGCGGGCTGAGCGACTACCTCGCCAACGACGAGATGGACGCGCTGCGCATGGTTCGCGACGTCGTGCGTCACCTCCGCTGGCAGAAACTCGGACCCGGCCCGACCGAGCCGGCCGACGACCCGGTCCACGACGTGAACGAACTGATCGGGTGCGCCTCGGCCGACGTGCGGATCCCGTTCGACATCCGCGAGATCTATGCCCGCGTGCTCGACGGCAGCCGCTTCGAGGAGTTCAAGCCCCTGTACGGCGACAAGCTCGTGTGCGGCTGGGGCTCGGTCCACGGCTTCCCGGTCGGCCTGATCGGCAACAACGGCATCCTGTTCTCCGAAGAGGCCAAGAAGGGGGCGCACTTCATCCAGCTGTGCAATGCGACCGACACACCGCTGGTGTTCCTGCACAACATCACGGGGTTCATGGTGGGATCGAAGGCGGAGCAGGGCGGCATCATCCGCAACGGCGCCAAGCTGATCAACGCCGTCTCCAACAGCGAGGTGCCGCACTTCTGTCTGATGGTCGGGGCCTCGTACGGCGCCGGCAACTACGGCATGGCCGGCAAGGCGTACGACCCTCGCTTCATCTTCTCGTGGCCGAACCACAAGATCGCCGTCATGGGCGGTCGTCAGCTCGCCGGCGTCATGGACATCGTCGCCCGCAACGCTGCGGCCGGACGAGGGATCGACGTCGACGAGGCCGACCTCGACACCAAGAAGCAGGCGCTCGAAGCCCAGATCGAGAGCGAGTCGTCGGCGCTGTACTCCACCGGCCGGGTCTGGGACGACGGCATCATCCACCCCAACGACACCCGCACGGTGCTCGGCCTGGCGCTGTCGGCGGCACACAGCAACGTGGTGCAGGGCACGCGCGAGTACGGGATCTGGCGGCACTGA
- a CDS encoding GAF domain-containing SpoIIE family protein phosphatase — MPSDAILDPARLAAVEQSGLLDSRREATFDELTRLAAEVLDAPFAFMTVVDDRRSFWKSTHGIADGTRANSVSDSFCQYVIEIGDELIIDDAVHHPTTASNPSIESMGVKAWAGCPVVLEGMTLGTFCVVDQRTREWTERDRQILRTLASSVNFEVARRSGPNGLGVDEAQLQLVRQSLMPAEFPPLHRLQIAGWHQAASDSVLLGDFYDAIDLGDGRSLVAIGDVCGHGAAAAEITVVVRDSLRRAVEMSGDPAAILGECNAELLRSASEHGRFATASAMVLTPDDDGVEVQTSSAGHPAIITIDPDGAVDVLPAPDGPPLGVTDDVAYGGHTHRLPYGHTLIAFTDGATECRNADDDLLGNEALTAIVRTLPAHGSPRELIDTLSAAILDYASELTDDIALLAIRLGD, encoded by the coding sequence GTGCCCAGCGACGCCATTCTCGATCCGGCGCGGCTCGCGGCGGTCGAGCAGTCCGGGCTGCTCGATTCCCGTCGCGAGGCCACCTTCGACGAACTCACCCGGCTTGCCGCCGAGGTCCTCGACGCCCCGTTCGCGTTCATGACTGTGGTCGACGATCGGCGGTCGTTCTGGAAGTCGACGCACGGCATCGCCGACGGGACTCGGGCCAACTCGGTGAGCGATTCGTTCTGCCAGTACGTCATCGAGATCGGCGACGAGCTCATCATCGACGATGCGGTGCACCACCCGACCACAGCGAGCAACCCGTCGATCGAGTCGATGGGTGTCAAGGCGTGGGCCGGATGTCCCGTCGTGCTCGAGGGCATGACCCTCGGGACCTTCTGCGTCGTCGACCAACGGACTCGCGAGTGGACCGAGCGCGATCGGCAGATCCTCCGCACCCTCGCCTCGAGCGTCAACTTCGAGGTGGCTCGTCGCAGTGGTCCGAACGGGCTGGGCGTCGACGAGGCACAACTCCAACTGGTGCGTCAGAGCCTGATGCCGGCCGAGTTCCCGCCGCTCCACCGACTCCAGATAGCGGGGTGGCACCAGGCGGCGTCCGACAGCGTGCTCCTCGGCGACTTCTACGACGCGATCGATCTCGGCGACGGACGATCGCTCGTCGCGATCGGCGATGTGTGCGGACACGGCGCGGCCGCCGCCGAGATCACGGTCGTCGTGCGCGACTCACTCCGGCGCGCCGTCGAGATGAGCGGTGACCCCGCGGCGATCCTCGGTGAGTGCAACGCCGAGTTGCTGAGATCCGCATCCGAACACGGTCGGTTCGCCACCGCCTCGGCGATGGTGCTGACCCCCGACGACGACGGGGTCGAGGTGCAGACCTCGTCGGCCGGGCATCCGGCGATCATCACGATCGATCCCGACGGAGCGGTCGACGTACTTCCCGCACCCGACGGTCCGCCACTCGGGGTCACCGACGACGTGGCCTACGGTGGACACACGCACCGCCTGCCGTACGGGCACACGCTGATCGCGTTCACCGACGGGGCCACCGAGTGCCGCAACGCCGACGACGATCTCCTCGGCAACGAGGCGCTCACCGCGATCGTCAGAACACTCCCGGCACATGGCTCGCCACGCGAGCTCATCGACACGCTGTCGGCCGCGATCCTCGATTATGCGAGCGAGTTGACCGACGACATCGCCCTCCTCGCCATCCGGCTCGGCGACTGA
- a CDS encoding TIGR03084 family metal-binding protein, whose product MDVSEVLDDLVAEQEALDRVVGDIDAEQFDTPTPSPRWTVTDQLGHLTYFDTSAALAIVDPAGFAEHKAELLSSFADELAVDEATLGKFREREPAARLLTWRSARLDLEAAARGLTNESRVEWYGPSMGSKSFLTARLMEAWAHGQDICDALGVDREPTDRIRHIAQLGVITRGWSYLVRGEPPPEGDVRVELTAPSGEVWTWGPGDAEDSVVGPANDFCLVVTQRRHVADTELEVTGERATDWMSKAQAFAGTPTTGPAPKGND is encoded by the coding sequence ATGGACGTCAGCGAAGTACTCGACGATCTCGTCGCGGAACAGGAGGCGCTCGATCGTGTCGTCGGCGACATCGACGCCGAGCAGTTCGACACCCCGACACCGAGCCCTCGCTGGACGGTCACCGATCAACTCGGCCATCTCACGTACTTCGATACGAGCGCGGCATTGGCGATCGTCGACCCGGCCGGGTTCGCCGAGCACAAGGCCGAACTGCTGAGTTCGTTCGCCGATGAACTCGCCGTCGACGAAGCGACGCTCGGCAAGTTCCGCGAGCGTGAGCCGGCCGCCCGGCTCCTCACCTGGCGCAGTGCCCGGCTCGATCTCGAAGCCGCCGCTCGCGGGCTCACCAACGAATCCCGTGTCGAGTGGTACGGACCGTCGATGGGTTCGAAGTCGTTCCTGACCGCCCGGCTGATGGAGGCCTGGGCCCACGGGCAGGACATCTGCGACGCGCTCGGTGTCGATCGTGAGCCGACCGATCGGATTCGCCACATCGCCCAACTCGGGGTGATCACGCGCGGCTGGAGCTACCTGGTCCGCGGCGAACCACCCCCGGAGGGCGACGTGCGCGTCGAGCTGACCGCACCGTCGGGCGAGGTGTGGACGTGGGGCCCCGGCGACGCCGAGGACTCCGTCGTCGGGCCCGCGAACGACTTCTGTCTGGTCGTCACACAGCGCCGCCACGTCGCCGACACCGAGCTGGAGGTCACCGGCGAGCGAGCGACCGACTGGATGAGCAAGGCCCAGGCGTTCGCAGGCACCCCGACGACCGGACCAGCGCCGAAAGGGAACGACTGA
- a CDS encoding acyl-CoA dehydrogenase family protein: protein MDFDLPADDDPRRVAVREWLAEHPEPSNATLHEGGYIVPHWPAPYGLGADPMHQLIIDDELKRAGVTKTSVATNAIGVGWAAPTIYLAGSEWQKERFLEPIFTGDEVWCQLFSEPDSGSDLASLGTRAVRDGDEYVVNGSKIWSSGAHHSKFGILIARTNPDVPKHKGISYFIVPMDLPGIELSPIVDMTTAHSFNQTFFTDVRLPAKYLVGEEGDGWKLAKVTLANERVSLSSAGSMWGTGPTADHLIDLVRDAGGVADPIERQRFARLHIESEVLRLGRLRTLSARLQGKTPGVEASIQKIMGDEHGQHVMALAKRVAGAHGMIAGSGPVGNLPTGAQTGATEINFPRGKGEYPDVDPVWHYGFLFAPALTVGGGTFAVQRNIIAEQVLGLPRDINVEQGLTWTESRRQL from the coding sequence ATGGACTTCGATCTGCCTGCCGACGACGACCCACGCCGCGTGGCGGTCCGGGAGTGGCTCGCCGAGCACCCCGAACCGAGCAACGCCACCTTGCACGAGGGCGGGTACATCGTGCCGCACTGGCCGGCTCCGTACGGACTCGGGGCCGACCCGATGCACCAGCTCATCATCGACGACGAGCTCAAGCGCGCCGGGGTCACGAAGACCTCGGTCGCCACGAACGCGATCGGCGTCGGGTGGGCGGCTCCGACGATCTACCTCGCCGGCAGCGAGTGGCAGAAGGAACGATTCCTCGAACCGATTTTCACCGGCGACGAGGTCTGGTGCCAGCTGTTCAGCGAGCCCGACTCGGGGTCCGACCTCGCGAGTCTCGGCACGCGTGCCGTGCGCGACGGCGACGAGTACGTCGTCAACGGCTCGAAGATCTGGTCGAGCGGCGCCCACCACTCGAAGTTCGGGATCCTGATCGCCCGCACGAATCCCGATGTGCCGAAGCACAAGGGCATCTCGTACTTCATCGTGCCGATGGACCTGCCCGGCATCGAGCTGAGCCCGATCGTCGACATGACCACCGCGCACTCGTTCAACCAGACCTTCTTCACCGACGTCCGACTGCCTGCGAAATACCTCGTCGGCGAGGAGGGTGACGGCTGGAAGCTGGCCAAGGTCACGCTGGCCAACGAGCGCGTGTCGCTGTCGTCGGCCGGGTCGATGTGGGGGACCGGCCCCACCGCCGACCACCTCATCGACCTCGTGCGGGACGCCGGCGGCGTCGCCGACCCGATCGAGCGACAGCGGTTCGCCCGCTTGCACATCGAGTCCGAAGTGTTGCGGCTGGGACGGCTGCGCACGCTGAGCGCCCGACTGCAGGGCAAGACACCTGGCGTCGAGGCATCGATCCAGAAGATCATGGGCGACGAGCACGGTCAGCACGTGATGGCGTTGGCCAAGCGGGTGGCCGGTGCCCACGGCATGATCGCCGGCTCGGGCCCGGTCGGCAACCTGCCGACCGGCGCCCAGACCGGCGCCACCGAGATCAACTTCCCGCGCGGCAAAGGGGAGTATCCGGACGTCGACCCGGTGTGGCACTACGGCTTCCTGTTCGCACCGGCCCTCACGGTGGGCGGCGGCACGTTCGCCGTCCAACGCAACATCATCGCCGAGCAGGTGCTCGGCCTCCCGCGTGACATCAACGTCGAGCAGGGCCTCACCTGGACGGAATCGCGCCGCCAACTCTGA
- a CDS encoding nuclear transport factor 2 family protein — protein MTDPTIDGVLAANQAFYDAHEARDLAAMAAVWEHDDRTVCVHPGWPILRTWPLIEQSWRQIFAGPGRNQFILTNEAVAIDGDTAWVTLDENLVEGGMTGTVAATNLFMRTDGVWKLVVHHGSPVVG, from the coding sequence ATGACCGACCCGACGATCGACGGTGTTCTGGCCGCCAACCAGGCGTTCTACGACGCACATGAAGCGCGAGACCTGGCAGCGATGGCGGCGGTCTGGGAACACGACGATCGGACGGTCTGTGTGCATCCGGGCTGGCCGATCTTGCGGACGTGGCCGCTGATCGAGCAATCGTGGCGTCAGATCTTCGCCGGTCCGGGCCGCAACCAGTTCATCCTCACCAACGAGGCCGTCGCGATCGACGGTGACACCGCATGGGTCACGCTCGACGAGAACCTGGTCGAGGGCGGCATGACCGGCACCGTGGCGGCCACCAACCTGTTCATGCGCACCGACGGCGTGTGGAAGCTGGTCGTGCACCACGGTTCGCCGGTCGTCGGCTGA
- a CDS encoding MFS transporter: MHTAPAPPTGTGRNPWAAVVVTTLVFFLVVIDVSAVNVAFPSIRDDFGVPESTLGWVISGYNIAVASLLLVAGRYADSLGRKRLFIPGVGIFVIGSMLSALAPSAGFLIAARVVQGIGGAIISPTAIAVVLPAFPPNKRATVIGLTGATGALGAVVGPALGAFLTDAWSWRGIFWINVPISALVLVLAPRLLQESKNEHATGKVDLIGVPIGTLGVGLIMFSIVRAESAGLADPRVIAIFLVGAAMIPLLIRRSRVQPEPLIELDLFRLRSFSSTNAALAFYSMAFTSGFLANSLLLQELWGESLRTTGLALIASPLLAAMISPFAGRFADRIGHRWILAAGSAACAVGNLSFLVTLDETPATWTVYVPTSLLVGVGVGATIATWASAGLADVSPNQFGTANATVRTTQQVCYALGISVIVALLADVSIDPDIGQFRWAWLFVGSCYLLAAVVVALTFPAGSSDDRTPAPH; this comes from the coding sequence ATGCACACCGCGCCGGCCCCTCCGACCGGTACCGGCCGGAATCCGTGGGCCGCCGTCGTGGTGACCACGCTCGTCTTCTTCCTCGTCGTCATCGACGTGTCTGCGGTCAACGTGGCGTTTCCGTCGATCCGTGACGATTTCGGTGTGCCCGAGTCCACGCTCGGCTGGGTGATCTCGGGCTACAACATCGCCGTCGCGTCGCTGCTCCTCGTCGCCGGGCGGTACGCCGACAGCCTCGGCCGCAAACGCTTGTTCATCCCGGGCGTCGGGATCTTCGTCATCGGTTCGATGCTCAGCGCGCTCGCGCCGAGCGCCGGGTTCCTGATCGCTGCTCGCGTCGTGCAGGGAATCGGTGGCGCGATCATCTCCCCCACGGCGATCGCTGTCGTGCTCCCCGCCTTCCCGCCCAACAAGCGGGCGACCGTCATCGGCCTCACCGGGGCGACGGGCGCGCTCGGTGCGGTCGTCGGACCCGCCCTCGGAGCATTCTTGACCGACGCGTGGTCGTGGCGCGGCATCTTCTGGATCAACGTGCCGATCTCGGCCCTCGTGCTCGTCCTCGCACCTCGGCTGCTCCAGGAGTCGAAGAACGAGCACGCGACCGGGAAGGTCGATCTGATCGGCGTGCCGATCGGCACCCTGGGCGTCGGGCTGATCATGTTCTCGATCGTGCGAGCCGAGTCCGCGGGGCTCGCCGACCCCCGCGTGATCGCGATCTTCCTGGTCGGTGCGGCCATGATCCCACTCCTGATCCGCCGGTCGCGTGTCCAGCCGGAGCCGCTGATCGAACTCGACCTGTTCCGCCTGCGTTCGTTCTCGAGCACCAACGCCGCACTCGCGTTCTACTCGATGGCGTTCACGTCTGGGTTCCTCGCGAACTCGCTGCTGCTCCAGGAGCTGTGGGGCGAGTCGCTCCGCACGACCGGCCTGGCCCTGATCGCCTCACCGCTGCTCGCCGCGATGATCTCACCGTTCGCCGGTCGGTTCGCCGACCGCATCGGCCACCGGTGGATCCTGGCTGCCGGGAGCGCCGCGTGCGCCGTCGGCAACCTCTCCTTCCTCGTCACCCTCGATGAGACGCCGGCGACGTGGACCGTGTACGTCCCCACGTCGTTGCTCGTGGGTGTGGGCGTCGGGGCGACGATCGCCACGTGGGCGAGCGCCGGGTTGGCCGACGTGAGCCCGAACCAATTCGGTACGGCGAACGCGACGGTGCGGACCACGCAGCAGGTCTGCTACGCCCTCGGGATCTCGGTGATCGTGGCGCTGCTCGCCGACGTGTCGATCGATCCCGACATCGGCCAGTTCCGGTGGGCGTGGCTGTTCGTCGGCTCCTGCTACCTGCTGGCAGCCGTCGTGGTGGCACTCACGTTCCCCGCCGGGTCGAGCGACGACCGGACGCCGGCGCCACACTGA
- a CDS encoding TetR/AcrR family transcriptional regulator → MPRQQHDASSVENETARRPLTPKRVIAGAVALADEIGIDALTIRRLAEALDVKPMAIYHHVANKEAIIDGMVDHVFAEIELPPTDLDWRSAIIVRSHSMRRALARHPWASPLMETRTTPGRATLRHHDAVVGCFRNAGFSLGLTGHAYAVLDAFLYGFALQEASLPATGGEEMSELAGSIAEAMPADLFPHLTEFTIGHVLQPGYDFGDEFEFGLGLVLDGLERAAADER, encoded by the coding sequence ATGCCACGGCAGCAGCACGACGCGTCGAGCGTCGAGAACGAGACGGCACGCCGGCCCCTGACGCCGAAGCGCGTCATCGCCGGTGCCGTTGCGCTCGCTGACGAGATCGGCATCGATGCGCTGACGATCCGGCGCCTGGCCGAAGCGCTCGACGTGAAGCCGATGGCGATCTACCACCACGTCGCCAACAAGGAGGCGATCATCGACGGGATGGTCGACCACGTCTTCGCGGAGATCGAACTGCCACCCACCGATCTCGACTGGCGGTCCGCCATCATCGTGAGGTCGCATTCGATGCGCCGGGCGCTCGCCCGGCATCCGTGGGCGTCCCCGTTGATGGAGACCCGCACCACGCCGGGCAGGGCGACGCTCCGCCACCACGACGCGGTGGTCGGCTGCTTCCGGAACGCCGGGTTCTCGCTCGGGCTCACCGGCCATGCCTACGCCGTCCTCGACGCGTTCCTGTACGGGTTCGCCCTCCAGGAGGCGTCGCTGCCGGCGACCGGCGGCGAGGAGATGAGCGAACTCGCGGGGTCGATCGCCGAGGCGATGCCGGCCGATCTGTTCCCGCACCTCACCGAGTTCACGATCGGTCACGTGCTCCAGCCGGGGTACGACTTCGGCGACGAGTTCGAGTTCGGACTCGGCCTCGTCCTCGACGGCCTCGAGCGCGCCGCAGCCGACGAACGCTGA
- a CDS encoding LuxR C-terminal-related transcriptional regulator yields the protein MVLDERDVHAVLEIAAALATDPAPDVEAVLELLVTLIPSDGASFNDMTLATGDFRHVMFPPDDEPLAASLRPIYDRLAHQHPLILAAQQQAGIGAIRFCDVPGGDDLTDTDIYREFFEPFGVRYQLAIRLPSPPDVIVGPALNRSEALGEFSDRDVAAMNALAPHLAMHHRHMVDRERASAMAVETDREGGWTVLTVRSDGVVEASSSQSAAAAFARDGRIPAEVVALLPRYGDLFDNTHSHDVTVDGERWRCAVQPVPVGPTVLLIRRLGEEPAAATPLIDLGLTPRQSDVAIALARTGGTNSQLARSLDISEGTVKKHLETVFRVLRVDSRAAAVVALRSITGAATP from the coding sequence GTGGTGCTCGACGAACGCGATGTCCATGCGGTCCTCGAGATTGCGGCCGCGTTGGCGACCGACCCTGCACCCGACGTCGAGGCCGTGCTCGAACTCCTCGTCACGCTGATCCCCTCCGACGGTGCCTCGTTCAACGACATGACCCTGGCGACGGGCGACTTCCGCCACGTCATGTTCCCGCCGGACGACGAACCGCTCGCGGCCTCCCTCCGGCCGATCTACGACCGGCTGGCCCATCAGCACCCGTTGATCCTTGCCGCGCAGCAGCAGGCGGGGATCGGGGCGATCCGGTTCTGCGACGTACCGGGCGGCGACGATCTCACCGACACCGACATCTACCGCGAGTTCTTCGAGCCGTTCGGTGTCCGATACCAGCTCGCCATCCGCCTCCCGTCGCCCCCCGACGTGATCGTCGGACCGGCGCTCAATCGGAGCGAGGCGCTCGGCGAGTTCAGCGACCGCGACGTCGCGGCCATGAATGCCCTGGCGCCGCACCTCGCGATGCACCACCGCCACATGGTCGATCGTGAGCGGGCCAGCGCCATGGCCGTCGAGACCGACCGGGAAGGCGGGTGGACCGTGTTGACGGTGCGCTCCGACGGCGTCGTCGAAGCCTCGTCGTCGCAATCGGCCGCCGCGGCGTTCGCTCGCGACGGGCGCATTCCCGCCGAGGTGGTCGCGCTCCTCCCCCGCTACGGCGACCTGTTCGACAACACGCACAGCCACGACGTCACGGTCGACGGCGAGCGCTGGCGGTGCGCGGTGCAGCCGGTCCCGGTCGGGCCGACGGTGCTGCTGATCCGACGGCTGGGCGAGGAGCCCGCCGCGGCGACGCCGCTGATCGATCTCGGGCTCACGCCCCGTCAGTCCGATGTGGCGATCGCTCTGGCACGGACCGGAGGGACGAACTCGCAGCTGGCACGGTCGCTCGACATCTCCGAGGGCACCGTGAAGAAGCACCTCGAGACGGTGTTCCGAGTGCTCCGGGTCGACAGCCGCGCCGCCGCGGTCGTCGCGCTGCGATCGATCACGGGCGCCGCCACCCCCTGA